The Brevibacillus brevis genome contains a region encoding:
- a CDS encoding WG repeat-containing protein, producing MKIKTKTISLVTAVLLGASALTTSVHAAAFSQIQPYLTDYKIGFTDGNKLVTQAIYDDFQLTSSGIIVTKGGKKGILDVRTGKEITPVIWDNIDIPDSKNIAIVQKGGWFQYIDLKTRKLSNMKFAGAHPYYLSAGQGTAIMLLGKSSMLLNGDGKVLVPPFAGKLTTVQLVAPDQTENKEAEKKRYFVATTPKELIMYDPASGKKLFALVKAELIPNEGGPDTAYLKVRSGGKEGLIDRNGKYVLEPKYNAIYIWNNGYFQVIGPKGQGLWKDGRMLAEPIYKEVGIEHQNPDVYYTVTGDVATYHSVAKGTAHPFKKGAQFLHGSYVLGQDPKTNLYGVAQVGGGTVIPFTYSSVEGPPAARLLVRSDGKKAILPAWGKEVKEPDFWFDSYVTLGSYSMLSIKDGTKIGLYSENEGLVLPPVENRVIRYEEATGQVLVTEPDGKVMRYSHGGKQQDAGNAKPLSDDLTTMYQPGKGVMIVDRKTNQPVSKLYQSVYLDSESKLIVAMDRDWTDLYTPEGKLLTTENKVGMWKGGNDRSPITLIKVADSVYTMGVRPGVVGISMSKTDGGQLQVVSDAIYRDVTERMLQDHKIAIAARVDGTFDIWAPEGNQLVNKLTGVKGYIAEADFDKLFVQTSAGWDVYSSELQRLSTGDYQSLKFLILPDRKQSAIVYQDKKAGLRGLLSMDGKVLTSAKFETIMPVDQLFLQLWSTSASQPPYVFTTKDQFGYLGHGGQELFATRFLTKKPVVSYRPITFQSFSAYSDLMRQRPLELIDFGKPYSWPAGGNSESHFFANLALYLNLPKDAGKQAVLSELVSKGIIKADENRSVMSDEDMFRVAYFMATGKTSQAMTTPQVMEWAQKRGIVPVREGMSYYMTMDLYAEYQHILMTELMRSLKGKKVLKPKVLTTASLSDAQQQMLTTALIVNGNPANQLSLPLPQAEWQKAIQGLVNQYNKQAAQLLAAYEAKL from the coding sequence ATGAAAATCAAAACAAAAACCATCAGTCTGGTTACCGCAGTCTTACTCGGGGCAAGTGCTTTGACTACTTCTGTCCATGCTGCTGCGTTTTCCCAGATTCAGCCGTATCTAACAGACTACAAGATCGGTTTTACGGACGGCAACAAGCTGGTCACACAGGCCATTTATGATGATTTTCAGCTAACTTCTTCAGGCATAATCGTAACTAAGGGCGGTAAAAAAGGAATTCTCGACGTGCGGACAGGGAAAGAAATAACCCCTGTGATTTGGGATAACATTGACATTCCCGATTCCAAAAATATCGCCATTGTTCAAAAAGGCGGCTGGTTCCAATATATCGACTTGAAGACGCGCAAACTGTCGAACATGAAGTTTGCTGGGGCGCATCCGTATTATTTGTCCGCAGGGCAAGGGACGGCGATTATGCTGCTGGGAAAATCATCGATGTTGCTCAATGGGGATGGCAAGGTCCTCGTTCCTCCATTTGCGGGCAAGCTGACGACGGTGCAACTCGTTGCTCCTGATCAGACGGAAAATAAAGAGGCGGAGAAAAAGCGATATTTCGTCGCGACCACGCCCAAAGAGCTTATCATGTACGATCCTGCTTCCGGCAAAAAGCTGTTTGCACTGGTAAAGGCAGAACTGATTCCGAACGAAGGTGGTCCAGACACCGCGTATCTTAAGGTGCGATCTGGTGGAAAAGAAGGCTTGATTGATCGCAATGGAAAGTACGTACTGGAGCCCAAATACAACGCGATTTATATATGGAATAATGGGTACTTTCAGGTGATTGGGCCAAAAGGACAAGGGTTGTGGAAAGACGGACGGATGCTGGCAGAGCCCATATATAAAGAAGTGGGGATCGAACACCAAAATCCGGATGTGTACTACACCGTAACTGGAGATGTGGCCACGTATCATTCCGTTGCCAAAGGTACAGCACATCCATTCAAAAAAGGCGCCCAATTTTTACATGGGAGCTATGTACTGGGACAGGACCCTAAGACGAATCTGTACGGAGTCGCCCAGGTTGGAGGAGGAACGGTCATACCGTTCACTTATTCTTCGGTAGAAGGTCCGCCAGCTGCACGCTTGCTCGTCCGTAGCGACGGCAAAAAAGCGATCCTCCCAGCCTGGGGAAAAGAAGTCAAGGAGCCTGATTTCTGGTTTGACTCGTATGTGACATTGGGCAGCTACAGCATGCTTAGCATCAAGGACGGCACCAAAATCGGACTTTATTCTGAAAATGAAGGCTTGGTCCTGCCTCCTGTAGAGAATCGGGTCATTCGCTACGAGGAAGCTACAGGACAGGTGCTGGTGACTGAGCCAGATGGCAAGGTGATGCGATACAGCCACGGAGGGAAACAACAAGACGCTGGCAATGCAAAACCGTTGTCCGATGATTTGACGACCATGTATCAGCCAGGAAAAGGCGTTATGATCGTGGACCGCAAGACGAACCAACCAGTCAGCAAGCTCTACCAATCTGTCTACTTGGATTCTGAAAGCAAGCTGATTGTTGCAATGGATCGTGATTGGACCGATTTGTATACGCCAGAGGGCAAGCTGTTGACTACAGAGAACAAAGTGGGGATGTGGAAGGGTGGCAACGACAGATCGCCAATCACCCTGATCAAAGTGGCTGACTCCGTATACACCATGGGTGTAAGACCGGGTGTCGTCGGAATATCAATGAGCAAGACCGATGGCGGGCAGCTTCAGGTCGTCAGCGATGCAATTTATCGCGATGTAACTGAAAGAATGCTGCAGGATCACAAAATCGCGATAGCGGCACGTGTAGACGGCACCTTTGATATATGGGCACCAGAAGGAAATCAGCTTGTAAATAAGCTCACGGGTGTGAAAGGTTATATTGCAGAGGCCGATTTCGATAAGCTGTTCGTTCAAACGAGCGCAGGATGGGACGTATACTCATCAGAGCTGCAGCGCTTGAGCACAGGGGATTATCAGTCATTGAAGTTTTTGATTTTACCGGATCGCAAGCAGAGTGCCATCGTTTATCAGGATAAAAAGGCGGGATTACGCGGACTGCTGTCTATGGATGGCAAGGTGCTGACAAGTGCCAAGTTTGAGACGATTATGCCGGTTGACCAGTTATTTCTGCAATTGTGGAGCACTTCTGCCAGTCAGCCTCCATATGTGTTCACGACAAAAGACCAATTCGGCTATCTCGGTCATGGCGGGCAAGAACTGTTTGCCACCCGATTCCTGACGAAAAAGCCAGTAGTCTCCTATCGTCCAATCACCTTCCAATCCTTTTCTGCCTACTCAGATTTGATGCGGCAAAGACCGCTGGAGCTGATCGATTTCGGCAAACCGTATAGCTGGCCAGCTGGTGGCAACAGTGAGAGCCATTTCTTTGCCAATCTGGCGCTTTATTTGAATCTGCCGAAGGATGCAGGAAAGCAAGCGGTACTTTCAGAACTGGTGTCCAAGGGTATCATCAAAGCCGATGAGAATCGTTCTGTCATGAGCGACGAGGATATGTTCCGAGTGGCTTATTTCATGGCGACAGGCAAAACAAGTCAAGCGATGACGACGCCACAGGTGATGGAGTGGGCACAGAAGCGGGGAATTGTGCCGGTGCGAGAGGGAATGAGCTACTACATGACGATGGATTTGTACGCGGAGTATCAGCACATCCTGATGACAGAGCTCATGCGTTCCCTCAAAGGAAAGAAAGTGCTCAAGCCAAAGGTGTTAACGACGGCTTCACTCAGTGACGCACAACAGCAAATGCTCACAACAGCACTGATCGTGAACGGCAACCCGGCCAATCAACTGTCATTGCCGCTCCCGCAAGCTGAGTGGCAGAAAGCCATTCAAGGCTTGGTCAACCAGTATAACAAGCAAGCGGCTCAATTGCTTGCGGCCTATGAAGCGAAGCTGTGA
- a CDS encoding AI-2E family transporter, with protein MNFFAAALQKPDVRRFGILALFCLLLYSLGSMLNMVLLTFLVTYLMNRLHQYLTRLTHKVVPIHPKLILIFLYMLLTFFLVVGGMKAIPALIHQTGQLFHLIEQVYHQNQHNELAPYLMSVVGKLDMKGIVQGSLDFLAVVRNVGFNVFLAIILSLFFLLGKDNVVTFTAQFRTSKLSWLYNEIAYFSQKFILTFGKVIETQLLIALFNTTFTVIGLWIMGFPNLLGLAIMVFILGLIPVAGVAISLIPLSAIAYSVGGIATVVYLLIFIMVIHALEAYVLNPRLMATKTHLPIFYTFVVLIFSEHFFGVWGLIVGIPSFVFLLDIFEVKKMEQPPAKNRSVPKDVQVNT; from the coding sequence ATGAATTTCTTTGCTGCCGCCTTGCAAAAGCCGGATGTCAGACGATTTGGGATTTTAGCGTTGTTTTGTTTGCTGCTTTACTCCTTGGGAAGTATGCTGAACATGGTTTTGCTAACCTTTTTAGTTACCTATTTAATGAATCGGCTGCATCAATACCTCACACGTCTCACACACAAAGTCGTGCCGATCCATCCCAAGCTGATTCTCATTTTTCTCTATATGTTGCTGACGTTCTTTCTCGTTGTGGGAGGGATGAAAGCCATTCCGGCGCTTATTCATCAAACCGGACAATTGTTCCATCTCATCGAGCAAGTGTACCACCAAAATCAGCACAATGAGTTGGCCCCTTATCTTATGTCTGTTGTTGGGAAGCTCGATATGAAGGGCATCGTTCAGGGCAGCCTTGATTTTCTCGCAGTAGTCAGAAACGTTGGGTTCAATGTCTTTCTGGCGATTATTCTGAGTCTGTTTTTCCTGCTCGGCAAAGACAATGTCGTTACGTTTACCGCTCAATTTCGTACGAGCAAATTATCCTGGCTGTACAACGAAATCGCCTACTTCAGCCAAAAATTCATCCTGACCTTTGGCAAAGTAATCGAAACACAGCTGTTGATCGCCTTATTCAATACGACCTTCACCGTCATCGGATTATGGATCATGGGCTTTCCGAATCTATTGGGACTCGCGATTATGGTCTTCATACTGGGGCTCATTCCGGTTGCAGGTGTCGCCATTTCATTGATTCCGCTCAGTGCCATCGCCTATAGTGTTGGTGGTATCGCAACCGTCGTCTATTTGCTCATTTTTATCATGGTGATTCACGCGCTTGAGGCCTATGTGTTGAATCCTCGCTTGATGGCAACCAAGACTCACTTGCCGATCTTCTATACGTTTGTCGTCCTGATCTTTTCCGAGCATTTCTTTGGCGTATGGGGGCTGATTGTCGGGATTCCGTCCTTTGTTTTTTTGCTAGACATCTTTGAAGTGAAGAAAATGGAGCAACCCCCTGCCAAAAATAGATCCGTTCCAAAAGATGTACAAGTCAACACGTGA
- a CDS encoding acyl-CoA thioesterase, whose product MTIQRFVRESRTFKASHVLPPDTNNHNTLFGGRLMAHIDDVAAISAMKHARGPVVTASTDSVDFLQPIRVDNEVALEAFVTWTHNTSMEVFVKIVAEDLLTGIRTVCATSFLTFVAIGEDGRPTPVPKIVPETEEEVFLHNGADERAAARKIRRKDNRHLADMLGTRRPWEP is encoded by the coding sequence ATGACGATTCAACGTTTTGTTCGGGAGTCTCGCACGTTCAAAGCAAGCCATGTGCTGCCCCCGGATACGAACAATCACAATACGCTGTTCGGCGGCAGGCTGATGGCGCATATCGACGATGTTGCTGCGATCTCTGCCATGAAGCATGCCCGGGGACCAGTCGTTACCGCCTCTACTGATTCCGTCGACTTTTTGCAGCCGATCCGGGTGGACAATGAGGTTGCCCTCGAAGCCTTCGTCACATGGACGCATAACACGTCGATGGAGGTCTTTGTCAAAATTGTTGCGGAGGATTTGCTAACGGGCATTCGAACCGTCTGTGCCACATCATTTCTTACGTTCGTCGCGATTGGCGAGGATGGGCGGCCTACCCCCGTGCCCAAGATCGTGCCAGAGACGGAAGAGGAAGTATTCCTGCACAACGGTGCTGACGAGCGAGCTGCGGCACGTAAAATACGTCGCAAGGATAACAGGCATCTCGCGGATATGCTTGGAACCAGACGCCCGTGGGAACCGTGA
- a CDS encoding GNAT family N-acetyltransferase, translating into MMIAVEKLSIQDAASLFQFEVRNRAFFEKSVPSRGDAYYQYDHFLRGLQALLDEQAQGISFFGLIKNSQGDILGRMNLVDIEKDEGIGHLGYRVGEDTAGKGVASQALKVFLEGHVPHLNVRMICAKTTPDNISSQKVLLKNGFESYDMEPESADDFLHYRLFIV; encoded by the coding sequence ATGATGATTGCTGTTGAAAAATTAAGCATACAAGATGCAGCCAGCTTGTTTCAATTTGAAGTCCGTAATCGAGCCTTTTTCGAAAAATCGGTTCCCAGTCGGGGAGACGCTTACTACCAATATGACCATTTTTTACGAGGTCTGCAAGCCTTGCTCGACGAGCAGGCGCAAGGAATCTCGTTTTTTGGCCTCATCAAAAACAGCCAGGGTGACATCTTGGGAAGAATGAATTTGGTAGACATCGAGAAAGACGAAGGAATCGGACATCTCGGCTATCGGGTCGGGGAAGATACCGCTGGAAAAGGCGTGGCTTCGCAAGCACTGAAGGTCTTTTTGGAGGGGCATGTTCCCCACTTGAATGTCAGAATGATCTGTGCGAAAACAACACCGGATAATATCTCATCACAAAAAGTATTGTTGAAAAATGGATTCGAGTCCTATGACATGGAGCCGGAAAGCGCGGATGATTTTCTTCACTATCGCTTGTTCATTGTCTAA
- a CDS encoding NAD(P)-dependent oxidoreductase, with the protein MALPVSDRIIGFVGTGVMGKSMANHFLQAGYTVLVYTRTKEKAADLLAAGAIWKEHVSELAKEANVIITMVGYPSDVEEVYLGADGIVANAKPGTYLIDMTTSKPSLAKHIYEEAKKHELHSLDAPVSGGDVGAREARLTIMVGGDQEVFEAMESVFRIMGTNVVLQGGPGAGQHTKMCNQICIATNMIGVCEAIAYAKKAGLDPEKVLTSIGAGAAGSWSLSNLAPRMIAGNFAPGFYVKHFIKDMGIALEAAEEMGLMTPGLALSKSLYEELAANGEADSGTQALIKWFEGK; encoded by the coding sequence ATGGCTTTGCCTGTAAGTGATAGAATCATTGGATTTGTAGGAACGGGTGTCATGGGGAAAAGCATGGCAAACCATTTTCTGCAAGCAGGATATACAGTGCTGGTGTACACGCGTACAAAGGAAAAAGCGGCAGATTTGCTGGCAGCCGGTGCGATTTGGAAGGAACATGTCAGTGAGCTGGCAAAAGAGGCAAACGTCATCATCACAATGGTCGGCTATCCATCTGATGTCGAGGAAGTGTATCTTGGCGCGGACGGAATTGTGGCAAATGCGAAGCCGGGCACTTATTTGATCGATATGACGACATCGAAGCCGTCGCTGGCGAAACATATTTATGAGGAAGCCAAAAAGCACGAGCTGCATTCCCTGGATGCGCCTGTCTCCGGTGGAGATGTGGGGGCACGGGAAGCGCGCCTGACCATCATGGTTGGCGGCGATCAGGAAGTATTTGAGGCGATGGAGTCTGTGTTTAGGATCATGGGGACAAACGTTGTGTTGCAGGGTGGACCAGGTGCAGGCCAGCATACCAAAATGTGCAACCAAATTTGTATTGCCACAAACATGATCGGTGTGTGTGAAGCGATCGCGTATGCGAAAAAAGCAGGTCTGGACCCGGAGAAAGTGCTGACGAGCATTGGAGCGGGTGCCGCAGGCAGCTGGTCGCTGTCGAATCTGGCGCCGCGCATGATCGCAGGCAACTTTGCACCTGGCTTTTACGTCAAACATTTTATCAAGGACATGGGAATCGCATTGGAAGCAGCGGAGGAAATGGGGCTGATGACACCAGGACTCGCACTCTCCAAATCGCTCTATGAAGAACTGGCAGCGAACGGTGAGGCTGATAGCGGCACACAAGCCTTGATCAAATGGTTTGAAGGCAAATAA
- a CDS encoding GNAT family N-acetyltransferase, with protein MQRNGENIYVRLVQESDAQSLLALEVRNRDFFQNFTGTREEAFYTLEGQIDRIKSATALKEEDRGYVFVIAKKGQDEIIGEVILSEVVRDNLQSCWIGYFLDKEHNGKGYMTEAVKLVVDYAFETLGLHRLEAGVMPHNIGSIKVLLKAGFHKEGIAKKNVKINGRWEDHQTLAIVKEEQTDQVKPMVQRKNPSTVAPPMGPYTHLTVVPKGAELLVLSGQVGMDLHGELPTDMKEQVENTLQNILRNFESESVTADHIIKINIWATEEMDWRHFNQVWEKFHGGKPPAMTMSYVPALAVPSLKVEIEAWAAKW; from the coding sequence ATGCAAAGAAACGGAGAGAACATTTACGTAAGGCTGGTACAGGAATCGGATGCACAGAGCCTCTTGGCGCTTGAAGTGAGAAACAGAGACTTCTTTCAAAATTTCACTGGGACGAGAGAAGAGGCGTTTTACACGCTGGAAGGACAAATCGACAGGATCAAGAGTGCGACAGCTTTAAAAGAAGAAGACAGAGGGTACGTCTTTGTCATTGCGAAAAAAGGACAGGATGAAATCATTGGGGAAGTCATCCTTTCAGAGGTCGTTAGAGACAATCTGCAAAGCTGCTGGATCGGCTACTTCCTGGACAAAGAGCATAATGGAAAAGGCTACATGACCGAAGCCGTAAAGCTCGTCGTTGACTATGCGTTCGAAACATTAGGTCTTCACCGCTTGGAAGCAGGCGTGATGCCGCATAATATAGGCTCGATTAAGGTGCTGCTAAAAGCTGGTTTTCACAAGGAAGGGATTGCCAAGAAAAACGTGAAAATCAATGGCCGGTGGGAAGATCATCAAACACTGGCGATCGTGAAAGAAGAACAAACCGACCAGGTGAAGCCCATGGTCCAGCGCAAAAATCCAAGTACAGTTGCTCCGCCTATGGGACCCTATACACATTTGACCGTCGTTCCAAAAGGAGCCGAGTTGCTCGTGCTTTCTGGGCAAGTAGGAATGGACCTTCACGGAGAGTTGCCGACAGATATGAAAGAACAAGTAGAAAACACGCTACAGAACATCCTGCGCAATTTTGAAAGTGAGTCAGTAACTGCGGACCATATCATCAAAATCAATATATGGGCAACCGAGGAAATGGATTGGAGGCATTTTAATCAGGTGTGGGAGAAGTTCCACGGGGGGAAACCGCCAGCGATGACTATGTCTTACGTCCCAGCATTGGCTGTCCCTTCGCTCAAAGTGGAGATAGAAGCTTGGGCAGCGAAATGGTAG
- a CDS encoding peptide ABC transporter substrate-binding protein — MKRPGKIIAKILVSTGVLASSVGYASANEVKSQETSATSLHKVLRLNLIDQPGQLDPAMAEDEAMFSVMHTMFDGLVRLGPDGKVQPSIAQKIDVSDDRKTYTFHLREAKWSNGDPVTAHDFEYAWKRALDPKTDSSYSYLLYSIKNAEQANTGEMKLDEVGVKAIDAKTLRVELEQPTPFFTELTAAPIFYPVNKKLDEKNPGWYRKAATHVGNGPFKLVSADKEKITVVKNDLYWDKAAVKLDKLEFDVIQDENKQLSMFDNYKSDWAGAPFGSLPVEALPALNYQEILQTKPVAGVYWYKFNTEQAPFTNAKIRKAFAYAMNRQAIDEVLLDGVQIPATGALPPTMNLKKDGYFKDNDQETAKKLLAEGMKELGMTKLPPITLSYNKSEHHRLVAEMIQKQWKQTLGVDVTLHDQEWKVFLEDVKNGKYQIARTGWHADYNDPSNYLELLKEKDGGSNDTGWENKKYQELLNQSVTVKDPEKRKQLLAQAEAILMEEMPVAPVYFYTRHWVQDEKLKDVVMDHQGVVDYKWASKE, encoded by the coding sequence ATGAAACGTCCAGGCAAGATCATTGCGAAGATTCTGGTGTCGACAGGAGTGTTGGCTTCCTCCGTAGGATATGCTTCAGCGAACGAAGTAAAATCCCAGGAAACAAGTGCTACCTCTTTACATAAGGTTTTGCGGTTGAACTTGATTGATCAGCCAGGTCAATTGGACCCCGCAATGGCTGAGGATGAAGCGATGTTTTCTGTGATGCACACGATGTTTGATGGGTTGGTCCGCTTAGGTCCGGATGGAAAAGTTCAGCCATCAATCGCCCAGAAAATAGACGTATCCGATGATAGGAAAACATATACGTTTCATTTGCGTGAGGCGAAGTGGAGCAATGGCGATCCAGTCACTGCCCATGACTTCGAATATGCGTGGAAGCGTGCGCTAGACCCGAAAACAGATAGTTCCTATTCCTATTTGCTCTATTCCATCAAAAATGCGGAGCAAGCCAACACAGGCGAGATGAAGCTGGACGAGGTAGGAGTAAAAGCCATCGATGCCAAGACATTGCGCGTAGAGTTAGAGCAGCCTACACCGTTTTTTACAGAGTTAACGGCAGCACCGATTTTTTACCCCGTGAACAAAAAGCTCGATGAGAAGAACCCTGGATGGTACCGAAAAGCTGCGACGCATGTCGGGAACGGACCTTTCAAATTAGTTTCCGCAGATAAAGAGAAAATCACGGTGGTCAAAAACGACCTGTACTGGGATAAAGCGGCTGTGAAGCTGGACAAGCTGGAATTTGACGTGATTCAGGATGAGAATAAACAGCTGTCTATGTTCGATAATTACAAGTCTGACTGGGCAGGCGCTCCGTTTGGATCTCTGCCCGTCGAGGCGTTGCCTGCACTGAATTACCAAGAAATATTGCAAACAAAGCCGGTTGCAGGTGTTTACTGGTACAAGTTCAACACCGAGCAGGCACCGTTTACCAACGCCAAGATTCGCAAAGCGTTTGCCTATGCAATGAATCGTCAGGCGATTGATGAGGTGCTGCTCGATGGTGTGCAAATACCTGCTACAGGTGCTCTGCCGCCTACGATGAACCTGAAAAAGGATGGCTACTTCAAGGATAACGATCAGGAGACAGCAAAAAAGCTGCTGGCCGAGGGCATGAAGGAGCTGGGAATGACAAAGCTCCCGCCAATAACCTTGTCCTATAACAAGTCCGAGCATCATCGCTTGGTCGCAGAAATGATTCAAAAGCAGTGGAAGCAAACACTAGGTGTGGATGTCACACTGCATGATCAAGAATGGAAAGTGTTTTTGGAAGATGTAAAGAATGGCAAGTATCAGATTGCACGGACGGGCTGGCATGCAGATTACAATGATCCGAGCAACTATTTGGAGCTGCTCAAGGAGAAGGATGGAGGCAGCAATGATACCGGATGGGAAAACAAAAAGTATCAAGAGCTTTTGAATCAATCCGTGACGGTGAAAGATCCTGAGAAACGAAAGCAGCTGCTGGCTCAGGCAGAAGCGATCCTGATGGAGGAAATGCCCGTTGCTCCGGTATACTTTTATACCAGACATTGGGTTCAAGATGAGAAGCTAAAAGATGTTGTCATGGATCATCAAGGCGTGGTCGATTACAAGTGGGCTTCCAAAGAATAA
- the spoIIP gene encoding stage II sporulation protein P, producing the protein MLLRVNVSLLAVFFLILLMPLSIARAATHVEVAVDQLNIRSEPGTTTQIVATLKKATRLPITKQHKDWTQVKLPNGNTGWVNNKYVKMIEVPQIKYVKSNVDMLNVRAEPNATAQILQIIDKNGVFLQMRKQGEWAQIKLSDQKNGWVKASYLTETTAPPPKPPQAPAQIPDPTTIPAPPPPVLPSNTGSEFGQGTIVLTEGYEVYAQPDILGTVIGQMHGGMTINHYGYANGWYTINFNGTYAYIFKPMEQTGTAPTLPSSTPGAPATLPTTPPPSIQELQIRVKNPDSNIRNGPSTDHAIIGTVQPGQVFPVVQTVGDWYIIRLADNSTAYIAGWIVEKIQPAGTLPPTGATYEYNSGMIGNEKVYIYHTHNRESWRNVARNQQGSSVDDPEINITLVGKRLGELLQARGISAMASQDDFAQRLREQNKSYSMSYSESYKAVAAAAATSPHLQYIFDIHRDSDEPRSKVAITINGKTYSRMLFVIGTANPNHLANKKLAEELHARLEVSYPGLSRGIILKGSNQGNGVYNQSISEGALLLEFGGTNNTLEEGYNTAEAFAEVFGNYLIESQIAFQ; encoded by the coding sequence TTGCTTTTACGAGTAAATGTCAGCTTGCTAGCTGTTTTCTTCCTGATTTTGCTGATGCCTCTGTCCATTGCGCGAGCGGCCACCCATGTAGAAGTGGCGGTCGATCAGTTAAATATTCGAAGCGAGCCAGGTACAACTACCCAGATCGTCGCAACACTCAAAAAAGCGACGCGGTTGCCAATCACCAAACAGCATAAAGATTGGACCCAGGTAAAGCTGCCGAACGGCAATACCGGATGGGTCAATAATAAGTATGTCAAGATGATAGAAGTTCCACAGATCAAATATGTCAAAAGCAATGTGGACATGCTGAATGTTCGGGCAGAACCAAATGCCACTGCACAAATTTTGCAGATCATCGACAAAAACGGTGTGTTTTTGCAAATGAGAAAGCAAGGGGAATGGGCACAAATTAAGCTGTCTGATCAAAAGAACGGCTGGGTGAAAGCCAGTTACTTGACGGAGACAACAGCACCACCACCAAAACCGCCCCAGGCACCAGCACAAATCCCGGACCCGACAACAATTCCAGCACCGCCCCCTCCTGTACTACCATCCAATACAGGGAGTGAATTCGGGCAAGGGACAATCGTATTAACCGAAGGCTATGAAGTTTATGCACAGCCAGATATTCTTGGTACCGTCATTGGTCAAATGCATGGCGGGATGACAATCAATCATTACGGATATGCGAATGGTTGGTACACCATTAACTTTAACGGGACCTATGCCTATATCTTCAAACCAATGGAACAGACTGGGACAGCTCCGACACTGCCGAGTTCAACACCGGGGGCACCAGCGACTTTGCCAACAACACCGCCTCCCTCTATACAAGAACTACAGATTCGCGTCAAAAATCCTGATTCTAACATCCGCAACGGTCCCTCAACCGATCATGCGATAATCGGAACGGTTCAACCCGGACAAGTATTCCCGGTTGTGCAAACAGTAGGAGACTGGTACATCATCAGGCTGGCAGACAATTCGACCGCCTATATCGCGGGGTGGATTGTAGAGAAGATTCAACCAGCTGGTACTTTGCCACCGACAGGAGCTACATACGAGTACAACAGTGGGATGATTGGAAACGAGAAAGTGTATATTTATCACACCCATAACCGTGAGTCTTGGCGAAATGTAGCACGGAACCAACAAGGGAGCTCGGTAGATGATCCTGAGATCAACATCACGCTTGTTGGGAAAAGGCTGGGCGAGCTGTTGCAAGCAAGAGGCATTTCGGCAATGGCGAGCCAGGACGATTTCGCTCAGAGATTGAGGGAACAAAATAAAAGCTACTCGATGTCTTATTCCGAGTCGTACAAGGCGGTAGCGGCAGCGGCTGCAACCAGCCCGCACTTGCAGTACATTTTCGATATTCATCGGGACAGTGACGAGCCGCGCAGCAAGGTAGCGATCACGATCAATGGCAAAACCTATTCCCGGATGCTGTTTGTAATCGGAACAGCGAATCCGAACCATCTGGCGAACAAAAAGCTGGCGGAAGAGCTGCACGCCCGTCTGGAAGTCTCTTATCCCGGTTTGTCGCGGGGGATTATCCTGAAAGGTTCAAATCAGGGGAACGGGGTGTACAATCAGTCCATTTCCGAGGGAGCCCTGCTTTTGGAATTCGGTGGTACGAACAACACCTTGGAAGAAGGCTATAATACAGCAGAAGCCTTTGCCGAAGTCTTTGGGAATTACCTGATCGAATCTCAAATCGCATTCCAATAA